Below is a genomic region from Isosphaeraceae bacterium EP7.
CGCGATCCGCCCCGCCATCGGCGTGGTCCGCACATCGACCACCCGCGCGATCACCGGCGGCATCAGGCTGAAACGGATGCGTGTCTTGCCTCGCGGGTCGTACTCCAGCAGGCTCTTGTTGACGAACTTGGTGGCGAACGACCCCTTGGCCCCGGGCAGGTCGCGGAACAACGTCACCAGGTCCTTCAGATTGTCCGAGATCAAGGCATCCACCGACCCGTCGCCGTTCTCTCCCACGTCGTAGACCCAGTCTCGCTCGTCCACCTGGTTGGGCGTGGTTTTCGGCCCGAGCCCCTCGGCATGCCGGCGGATCGCGTCGCAGATGTCCTCGATATTCACGAAGGTGCTGATCGGATTCGAGTAGCCCTTACGCCTGGGCACATAGCAATACGAACATGCCATCGCGCAGCCGTTGGAGTACCCGGGCGCGATGAAGTCGGCCGAACGCCCGTTGGGGCGCACGTCCATCGACTTGCGGGTGCCCAGCACCAGCACTCCCTTCTTGATCGCCAGCCAGTCCTCCGCCGCCCGCTCGTCCTTGCGCAAGCCGGCGATGTTCCAGTGCGACCCCACCACAACCTGCCGCGCATCGGGGAACCGGGCCAGGATGTCTCGCCCACGCTCATAAAGCCGGACCGCGGGCTCGAGGTAGATCGTCTCCACGTCAAGCAGCCGAGAGGCCGCCAGCCCCGCCGGAACGCCCGAGACCAGCGTTGAACGATCCGCCTCGACCATCGTCAGGCCCCTCGCACTACGGACGGCACCAGAACCCGCTTCGGCCCCCATTGTAGACGCCCGTCCAGGCGCGAGGGATTCCTGTTATTTCTTTAACGAAACCGCTTGCGGCCATCGCCAAGCCGCGTTAACCTGCACTTCTGTTAAAGAATCAACAGGAGGGCGTGAGCGATGGCACGAGGACGGTCGGAGTCGCTGACCGGGCGCGAGTCGCAGATCATGGACGCGCTCTGGCGGCTGGGCGAGGCGACCGCCGATCATGTGCGCGAGGCCCTGCCCGATGATCCGCATGATTCGACGATCCGGACCATGCTGCGGGTGCTCGAAACCAAGGGGTATGTCACCCACGAGGTCCGGGGCAAGGCCTACCACTACCGCGCGGCGGTCGCCCGCCAGAAGGCGCAGCGCAACGCCCTGTCGGGGTTGCTGGCGCAGTTCTTCGGTGGCTCGGCCGAGGACCTGGTCCTT
It encodes:
- a CDS encoding spore photoproduct lyase family protein, with the translated sequence MVEADRSTLVSGVPAGLAASRLLDVETIYLEPAVRLYERGRDILARFPDARQVVVGSHWNIAGLRKDERAAEDWLAIKKGVLVLGTRKSMDVRPNGRSADFIAPGYSNGCAMACSYCYVPRRKGYSNPISTFVNIEDICDAIRRHAEGLGPKTTPNQVDERDWVYDVGENGDGSVDALISDNLKDLVTLFRDLPGAKGSFATKFVNKSLLEYDPRGKTRIRFSLMPPVIARVVDVRTTPMAGRIAALNEFVEAGYEVHINISPVIYYEGWLEDYDELFRRVDAALSPRAKAQLAAEVIFLTHNRELHEVNMAWHPRAEELLWVPEIQEAKVSETGGRNVRYRRGLKGALVADLTRLMGERMPYCRIRYAF
- a CDS encoding BlaI/MecI/CopY family transcriptional regulator, whose amino-acid sequence is MARGRSESLTGRESQIMDALWRLGEATADHVREALPDDPHDSTIRTMLRVLETKGYVTHEVRGKAYHYRAAVARQKAQRNALSGLLAQFFGGSAEDLVLRLIEDEQITLKQLDELRRANPPGRVEANDKRGTKGRGTDQGA